A window of Citrus sinensis cultivar Valencia sweet orange chromosome 7, DVS_A1.0, whole genome shotgun sequence contains these coding sequences:
- the LOC107175500 gene encoding uncharacterized protein LOC107175500, which yields MRTSRADPPKKLPQINDGHKITRRLTREISISHGLLMEDYYYHEGASVSVPFRWESEPGTPKIRYRDLARPPLTPPPSYSYNSSNPPIGKNPKKSSLLGTVFTKRATRKTNNVNPSSPLSSSSSSASSSRSSSYSVPSSPMIKASNFRARYEISSPRLSCDSRARYDEEEHDEYGSSSNASPALCSSRGANARPRGLYSYLIKVLMLKNSQ from the coding sequence ATGCGCACAAGCAGAGCAGATCCTCCCAAGAAGCTCCCACAAATCAACGATGGTCACAAGATTACGAGGCGTTTAACGAGAGAGATTTCGATTAGTCATGGTTTATTAATGgaagattattattaccatGAAGGAGCATCCGTTTCAGTCCCATTCAGATGGGAATCTGAGCCAGGTACACCTAAAATCCGATATCGAGATTTGGCTCGTCCTCCTTTGACACCACCACCTTCATACTCCTACAATTCTTCAAACCCTCCAATTGGAAAAAACCCCAAAAAGTCTAGTCTTTTGGGCACGGTGTTTACTAAGCGCGCTACAAGGAAAACAAATAATGTTAACCCATCATCACCTTTATCGTCGTCGTCATCATCGGCATCTTCTTCGCGATCATCATCGTATTCCGTGCCATCTTCTCCGATGATTAAGGCATCGAATTTTCGAGCAAGATACGAAATATCAAGCCCTAGGTTATCTTGTGACTCTAGGGCACGGTATGATGAGGAAGAGCATGATGAATATGGATCATCATCCAATGCCTCACCAGCTTTGTGTTCTTCTCGAGGCGCAAATGCTCGGCCTAGAGGCTTGTATTCATATTTGATCAAGGTATTAATGCTCAAGAATTCTCAATGA
- the LOC102630597 gene encoding CBL-interacting serine/threonine-protein kinase 10 — protein sequence MFGMDHNKPSVLTEKYEVGRLLGQGAFAKVYYARSIRTNQSVAVKVIDKDKIMRVGLADQVKREISVMRIVRHPNIVQLYEVMATKSKIFFVMEYAKGGELFNKVAKGKLKEDAARRYFQQLINAVDFCHSRGVYHRDIKPENLLLDENENLKISDFGLSALAQCKHQDGLLHTTCGTPAYVAPEVINRKGYDGEKVDIWSCGVVLFVLLAGYLPFHDSNLIEMYRKIGKAEFKCPNWFPPEVRKLLCKILDPNPSTRISMAKIRESSWFRKGMNQKQKQKVTESKDAASQDAGASAPQGSSSIAAEIKQELGQLPNLNAFDIISLSAGFDLSGFFDENPLIREARFTSKRPASVIISKLEEIAKSLRLKMMKKDGGLLKFEGLKEGRKGIVSMDAEIFQITPNFHLVEMKKSNGDTLEYKKLLKDDIRPALQDIVWVWQGEQQQPLQQQLELQQQQDQRPQPQELWHHQEAQEQQQQQ from the coding sequence ATGTTTGGGATGGATCATAATAAGCCGAGTGTGTTAACGGAGAAATACGAAGTAGGGAGATTATTAGGGCAAGGGGCTTTTGCTAAGGTTTATTATGCGAGGAGTATTAGGACTAATCAAAGCGTGGCTGTTAAAGTGATTGATAAAGATAAGATTATGAGGGTTGGACTCGCTGATCAGGTCAAGAGAGAGATATCGGTGATGAGAATCGTTAGACATCCTAACATTGTTCAGCTATATGAGGTGATGGCCACAAAGagtaagattttttttgttatggAGTATGCTAAGGGTGGCGAGCTTTTTAACAAGGTGGCTAAAGGGAAACTGAAGGAGGATGCTGCGCGGAGGTATTTTCAGCAGTTGATTAATGCGGTTGATTTCTGTCATAGCAGGGGTGTTTATCATCGGGATATAAAGCCAGAGAATTTGTTGTTggatgagaatgagaatttgAAGATATCTGATTTTGGATTGAGTGCTCTTGCTCAGTGCAAGCATCAAGATGGGTTACTTCACACTACTTGTGGTACTCCAGCGTATGTTGCTCCTGAAGTGATTAACAGGAAAGGGTATGATGGTGAAAAAGTTGATATTTGGTCTTGCGGAGTGGTTTTGTTTGTTCTGTTGGCTGGTTATCTACCATTTCATGATTCGAATTTGATAGAGATGTATAGGAAAATTGGCAAGGCTGAATTCAAATGCCCCAACTGGTTTCCTCCTGAAGTACGGAAGTTGCTCTGCAAAATATTGGATCCAAACCCCAGTACAAGGATTTCCATGGCTAAGATTAGGGAGAGTTCTTGGTTCAGAAAAGGAATGAACcagaaacagaaacaaaagGTAACTGAAAGCAAGGATGCGGCTTCTCAGGATGCAGGGGCCTCTGCTCCTCAGGGGAGTAGCAGCATTGCTGCTGAGATCAAGCAAGAGTTAGGTCAACTCCCAAACTTGAATGCTTTTGATATCATCTCCCTTTCAGCTGGATTTGACCTGTCTGGATTTTTTGATGAAAATCCTTTAATTAGAGAAGCAAGATTTACTTCCAAACGGCCTGCCTCAGTTATCATCTCTAAGCTTGAAGAAATTGCTAAATCTTTGAggttgaagatgatgaagaaggatGGAGgtttattgaaatttgaaggATTGAAGGAAGGTAGAAAAGGAATCGTGTCCATGGATGCAGAGATCTTTCAAATTACTCCAAATTTTCATCTGGTCGAgatgaagaaatcaaatgGAGATACGTTGGAATATAAGAAGTTGTTAAAAGACGATATCCGGCCTGCTCTTCAAGATATTGTTTGGGTATGGCAAGGTGAGCAGCAGCAGCCATTACAACAGCAACTAGAGCTGCAGCAACAACAGGATCAGCGGCCACAGCCACAAGAATTGTGGCATCATCAAGAAGCACAagaacagcagcagcagcaataa
- the LOC102631105 gene encoding uncharacterized protein LOC102631105, with protein sequence MLLREMPKRKGSKAVHDSETLISKSKTLDPVKDDFEEEEEEQKAKDQRKGFFACYLLTSLCPRFKGHTYIGFTVNPRRRIRQHNGEIRCGAVRTKKRRPWEMVLCIYGFPTNVSALQFEWAWQHPMESLAVRRAAATFKSFSGVANKIKLAYTMLNLPNWESLNITVNYFSTKYSKHSSSCPNLPEHMKVQVRSMDELPCYTERDERLLGDEDSLGDEEYDEASENSGSLEETRGDVTINFSSDYSFSIYEDAYEQCGQFKQYGNEQPRDSSCLEVNCQEPFGLLSSLETTSVISSTSAEDTNELGRQRSEQCATAVNDEENQQFAQRQSITIEVANKDQLQVQSSTGLPNVEVIDLLTPSPNCREMSYSKKRRVSSLCPVIIDLT encoded by the exons ATGCTACTGAGAGAGATGCCGAAGAGAAAGGGAAGCAAAGCAGTTCATGACTCAGAAACCCTAATTTCAAAGTCAAAAACTCTAGATCCAGTAAAAGAtgattttgaagaagaagaagaagaacagaAAGCCAAAGATCAACGGAAAGGGTTCTTCGCTTGTTATCTTTTAACCTCCTTATGCCCCCGTTTCAAAGGCCACACCTATATCGG ATTCACTGTGAACCCGCGTCGTAGAATTAGGCAGCATAATGGTGAAATAAGGTGTGGGGCAGTGAGGACGAAGAAAAGGCGCCCTTGGGAAATGGTTTTATGCATTTATGGTTTCCCAACAAATGTTTCAGCTCTTCAG TTTGAGTGGGCTTGGCAGCATCCAATGGAATCACTGGCTGTAAGGCGGGCAGCTGCTACATTTAAATCCTTCTCTGGAGTTGCCAATAAAATCAAACTCGCATACACGATGCTCAACCTCCCTAACTGGGAGAG CTTGAACATCACGGTGAACtatttttcaacaaaatacTCGAAACATTCTTCTAGTTGCCCAAACCTGCCAGAGCACATGAAGGTCCAAGTACGTTCCATGGATGAACTTCCCTGCTATACTGAAAGAGATGAGCGTTTGTTAGGGGATGAAGACAGCCTGGGTGATGAGGAGTACGATGAAGCTAGTGAAAACAGTGGAAGTTTAGAGGAAACACGCGGAGATGtgacaattaatttttcatcagATTATTCTTTTAGCATTTATGAGGATGCCTATGAGCAATGTGGTCAATTTAAACAATATGGAAATGAGCAGCCAAGAGACTCGTCATGTCTAGAAGTAAACTGCCAAGAGCCATTTGGTTTGCTCAGCTCACTGGAGACAACTTCTGTCATTTCCAGCACTTCTGCAGAAGATACTAATGAATTGGGTCGCCAAAGGAGTGAACAATGCGCTACTGCTGtaaatgatgaagaaaatcaaCAATTCGCACAGAGACAATCTATAACCATTGAAGTTGCTAATAAGGATCAACTACAAGTCCAGAGCTCTACTGGCTTACCGAATGTTGAGGTCATCGATTTGTTGACTCCATCTCCTAACTGCAGAGAAATGTCATACAGCAAGAAGAGAAGGGTTAGCAGTCTATGCCCTGTCATCATTGACTTGACTTAA
- the LOC102631421 gene encoding uncharacterized protein LOC102631421: MCPLRLILIFLSATLAGFFVIRNLKSPQQQLSDDVLLDADDSTDTTKNQSPCSKVRLALESGFWTFVDMASGKYLWRHLGSSSKRSL, encoded by the exons atgtGCCCGCTAAGGCTGATCCTCATTTTCCTTTCCGCCACTCTTGCCGGTTTTTTCGTCATCAGAAACCTCAAATCTCCACAGCAACAGCTTTCCGACGATGTTCTCCTGGACGCCGACGACAGCACCGACACCACCAAAAATCAATCCCCCTGCTCCAAG GTTCGTTTAGCTTTGGAATCGGGATTTTGGACATTTGTTGACATGGCCAGTGGTAAATATTTGTGGAGGCATTTGGGTTCCTCCTCAAAGCGTTCTCTTTGA
- the LOC102606816 gene encoding uncharacterized protein LOC102606816 has product MPAESTLRHKLNKRLKISNGKSKNENGGNKKLLNSRVNDGKLEISIGKSNKNSKGENIKARHRAMDGKRKLKSNGKDNIVFRGQGSDEEVYETRRHETMNSDRKRKRIYAAGGDAIGRVYDNHAGAHGKKTLSKTGFEAVENLVQFSFAEQESGRKSRTIWDKGLAKKVSKSKPDSNKKVNASQIKLQGMSGSSLKKTVSDKKSFDGDSQAQDDQPKKKKKRVIRIDPYDTSNKRLDDGLIPDENAKEKKKDMEKNVEMSKNAQFRAIQPSPSILSFVEDNLLGRRRPIELRRAGYNVELSAPLDNIPFSTSSERECIEENIFRNKLEFFAAAKVSSSFPAPDLPEIAFAGRSNVGKSSMLNALTRQWGVVRTSDKPGLTQTINFFKLGTKLCLVDLPGYGFAYAKEEVKDAWEELVKEYVSTRVSLKRVCLLIDTKWGVKPRDHELISLMERSQTKYQVVLTKTDTVFPIDVARRAMQIEESLKANNSLVQPVMMVSSKSGAGIRSLRTVLSKIARFAKV; this is encoded by the exons ATGCCCGCTGAGTCTACATTGAGGCATAAGCTCAATAAAAGACTCAAAATTTCGAATGGAAAGTCCAAGAATGAGAATGGTGGGAATAAGAAGTTGTTAAATTCAAGAGTAAACGATGGAAAACTCGAAATTTCAATTGGGAAGTCGAATAAGAATTCAAAGGGAGAGAATATAAAGGCTCGTCATCGTGCCATGGATGGAAAGAGGAAGTTGAAGTCTAATGGGAAAGATAATATAGTTTTCAGAGGTCAAGGTAGTGATGAAGAGGTTTATGAGACAAGAAGACATGAAACCATGAATTCTGATAGGAAAAGGAAGAGAATCTATGCTGCTGGTGGTGATGCTATTGGGAGGGTATATGACAACCATGCAGGGGCACATGGCAAGAAGACTTTATCTAAGACGGGTTTTGAGGCGGTGGAAAATCTCGTACAATTTAGCTTTGCTGAGCAAGAAAGTGGTAGAAAATCTCGTACAATTTGGGATAAGGGATTGGCTAAGAAGGTAAGCAAAAGCAAACCTGATTCAAATAAGAAAGTGAATGCAAGTCAGATAAAGCTCCAAGGTATGTCTGGATCTTCCTTGAAAAAAACAGTTAGCGACAAGAAGAGTTTTGATGGAGATTCACAGGCCCAAGATGATCAGcccaagaagaagaagaagcggGTGATCCGGATAGACCCATATGATACCTCAAATAAGCGACTAGATGATGGTTTAATTCCCGATG AAAATGctaaagagaagaaaaaggataTGGAGAAGAATGTTGAAATGTCAAAGAATGCACAATTCCGTGCGATACAACCCAGTCCCTCTATCCTTTCATTTGTGGaagataat TTGTTGGGCCGAAGACGCCCGATAGAGCTGCGGAGGGCTGGCTATAACGTTGAGCTTTCTGCCCCATTAGATAATATCCCCTTCTCAACTAGCTCTGAAAGAGAGTGCATTGAAGAAAAT ATATTTAGGAACAAATTGGAATTCTTTGCTGCTGCAAAGGTTTCATCATCGTTTCCAGCTCCTGATCTTCCAGAGATTGCATTTGCAG GAAGGTCGAATGTTGGGAAGTCATCTATGCTAAATGCACTAACACGACAATGGGGTGTAGTACGAACGTCAGATAAACCAGGTCTCACTCAG ACCATTAATTTCTTCAAGCTGGGAACAAAACTCTGCCTAGTTGATTTGCCTGGGTATGGTTTTGCTTATGCAAAAGAGGAGGTTAAGGATGCTTGGGAGGAGCTT GTGAAGGAGTATGTTTCCACCAGAGTTAGTCTAAAACGAGTATGTCTTCTCATTGACACAAAATGGGGCGTGAAGCCAAGAGATCATGAACTTATTAGTCTGATGGAAAG ATCTCAAACTAAATACCAGGTTGTATTAACCAAGACAGATACAGTGTTCCCAATTGATGTGGCACGCCGTGCAATGCAAATTGAAGAG AGCCTGAAGGCAAATAATTCTCTAGTTCAACCTGTG ATGATGGTAAGCTCCAAATCGGGAGCTGGTATTCGAAGTTTAAGAACAGTGCTTTCTAAGATAGCTCGGTTTGCCAAGGTCTAA